A window from Parafrankia irregularis encodes these proteins:
- the icmF gene encoding fused isobutyryl-CoA mutase/GTPase IcmF, with amino-acid sequence MTAVAVAEQEISRLHVPTGPVRVVTAAALFDGHDAAINIMRRILQTQGAEVIHLGHDRGVDEIVTAVIQEDAQAVAISSYQGGHVEYFTYLVERLRERGAGHVRVYGGGGGVIVPEEIDLLHARGVARIFSPEDGRRLGLAAMVNSIIQENDLDLAGGAPRVTELRAGSDAALARAITVLEEARDPVLASAVREAADQRGATPVLGITGTGGSGKSSLTDELLRRFRLDQGDSLRIAVLAVDPTRRRGGGALLGDRIRMNALTERQDYGGMAATDEPEQDAATGDASRTFFRSLATRRAGGELPEYLADVIAACKAAGYDLVIVETPGIGQGDAAIVPFCDVSLYVMTPEYGASSQLEKIDMLDFADAVAVNKFERRGAEDARRDVARQMVRNREEFGAEWEDMPVFGTSAARFNDDGVTALYFYLRDLLGDRGLERKQGALQPVEVRVSSGLTTVVPPARVRYLAEIADAVRGYHAHTEAQALLARRREHLATAVAELETHHRGAGRGELEQSEESDLRVLRSLRDAAESGLDAETRDLIGSWPALRAERAGDEMVYTVRGREIRTPLVHTTLSGTSLPRVALPVIDDDARIVRFRRRENLPGLFPFTAGVFPFKRVGEAPARMFAGEGDPFRTNRRFHLLSADSPATRLSTAFDSVTLYGRDPGARPDVYGKIGTSGVSVATLDDMKTLFAGFDLCAPTTSVSMTINGPAPAVLAMFLTTAVDQRLDLFRVEHGREPRAAEAAEVAAWALANVRGTVQADILKEDQGQNTCIFSTEFALRCMADMQEWFIANQVRNFYSVSISGYHIAEAGANPISQLAFTLANGFTYVEAYLARGMNIDDFAPNLSFFFSNGMDAEYSVIGRVARRIWAVAMRERYGASERSQKLKYHVQTSGRSLHAREMNFNDIRTTLQALCAIYDNCNSLHTNAYDEAVTTPTEQSVRRALAIQMIIDREWGLAGNENPLQGSFVIDELTDLVEEAVLVEFERISERGGVLGAMETGYQRGRIQDESMLYERRKHDGSLPIIGVNTFLGPDDDEEAAHQLELARATEEEKQSQLRRLEEFTAGHTAEAALALDRLRKAAIAGGNTFAALMDAVRVCSLGQISAAFFEVGGQYRRNI; translated from the coding sequence ATGACCGCAGTCGCCGTAGCGGAGCAGGAGATCTCCAGGCTGCATGTGCCCACCGGGCCGGTGCGGGTTGTCACCGCGGCAGCGCTGTTCGACGGACATGACGCCGCGATCAACATCATGCGGCGCATCCTCCAGACGCAGGGTGCGGAGGTGATCCACCTCGGGCATGACCGCGGGGTCGATGAGATCGTGACGGCGGTCATCCAGGAGGACGCGCAGGCGGTCGCGATCTCCTCGTACCAGGGCGGCCACGTCGAGTACTTCACCTATCTCGTCGAGCGGCTGCGCGAGCGGGGCGCCGGGCACGTGCGGGTCTACGGCGGCGGTGGCGGTGTCATCGTTCCGGAGGAGATCGATCTGCTGCACGCGCGTGGCGTGGCCCGGATCTTCTCCCCGGAGGACGGCCGGCGGCTCGGGCTCGCCGCCATGGTCAACAGCATCATCCAGGAGAACGACCTCGACCTCGCCGGCGGCGCGCCTAGGGTGACCGAGCTTCGCGCTGGCAGCGATGCAGCGTTGGCGCGGGCAATCACAGTGCTTGAGGAAGCCCGGGACCCCGTGCTCGCGTCCGCCGTGCGTGAAGCGGCCGACCAGCGTGGTGCGACACCCGTCCTGGGAATCACGGGTACCGGCGGCTCTGGCAAGTCGTCGCTCACCGATGAGCTGCTGCGACGCTTCCGGCTCGATCAGGGCGACTCGCTGCGCATTGCCGTTCTCGCGGTCGACCCGACCCGGAGGCGGGGAGGCGGGGCTCTGCTTGGCGACCGAATCAGGATGAACGCACTGACCGAGCGGCAGGACTACGGTGGCATGGCCGCGACGGACGAACCGGAGCAGGACGCGGCGACAGGGGATGCGTCGCGGACGTTCTTCCGGTCGCTGGCGACCCGTCGGGCGGGGGGTGAGCTGCCCGAGTATCTCGCTGACGTCATCGCCGCCTGCAAGGCAGCGGGTTACGACCTCGTGATCGTGGAGACTCCTGGAATTGGTCAGGGTGATGCCGCCATCGTGCCCTTCTGTGACGTCTCGCTGTATGTCATGACGCCCGAGTACGGGGCGTCATCCCAGCTGGAGAAGATCGACATGCTCGACTTCGCGGACGCGGTGGCTGTCAACAAGTTCGAGCGGCGTGGAGCTGAGGACGCACGCCGGGACGTCGCACGTCAGATGGTCCGCAACCGGGAGGAGTTCGGCGCCGAGTGGGAGGACATGCCGGTCTTCGGCACATCCGCGGCCCGCTTCAACGACGACGGAGTGACCGCGCTGTACTTCTACCTGCGCGATCTTCTAGGCGACCGTGGCCTGGAGCGCAAGCAGGGCGCGCTGCAACCCGTCGAGGTGCGGGTATCCAGCGGTCTGACCACGGTTGTTCCACCGGCCCGGGTCCGCTACCTCGCGGAGATCGCAGATGCTGTCCGTGGGTACCACGCCCACACGGAGGCACAGGCGTTGCTCGCGCGTCGTCGCGAGCACCTGGCCACCGCTGTCGCCGAGCTCGAAACGCATCATCGCGGCGCCGGGCGGGGGGAGCTGGAGCAGTCCGAGGAGTCGGATCTTCGGGTGCTGCGGAGCCTGCGAGATGCCGCCGAGTCGGGCCTCGACGCCGAGACGCGGGACCTGATCGGGTCCTGGCCCGCGCTGCGTGCCGAGCGCGCCGGCGACGAGATGGTCTACACCGTGCGTGGCCGGGAGATCCGCACTCCGCTGGTACACACCACCCTCTCCGGAACCTCACTGCCCCGGGTGGCGCTTCCGGTGATAGACGACGACGCCCGGATCGTGCGGTTCCGCCGGCGAGAGAACCTGCCGGGGCTGTTTCCGTTCACCGCCGGGGTCTTTCCCTTCAAGCGGGTTGGTGAGGCCCCGGCCCGCATGTTCGCCGGCGAGGGTGATCCGTTCCGGACCAACCGGCGCTTCCACCTCCTCTCCGCGGATTCACCGGCTACCAGGCTCAGCACCGCCTTTGATTCGGTGACTCTCTACGGGCGTGACCCGGGTGCCCGGCCCGACGTCTACGGGAAGATCGGCACCTCCGGCGTCTCGGTCGCCACGCTGGATGACATGAAGACGCTGTTCGCCGGTTTCGACCTGTGCGCGCCGACGACCAGTGTCTCGATGACGATCAACGGCCCGGCGCCGGCCGTTCTGGCGATGTTCCTGACCACTGCGGTCGACCAGCGGCTCGACCTCTTCCGGGTGGAGCATGGCCGTGAGCCCCGGGCCGCCGAGGCCGCCGAGGTTGCCGCCTGGGCGCTGGCGAACGTGCGTGGCACGGTGCAGGCGGACATCCTCAAGGAGGATCAGGGCCAGAACACCTGCATCTTCTCGACCGAGTTCGCGCTGCGCTGCATGGCTGACATGCAGGAATGGTTCATAGCCAACCAGGTGCGCAACTTCTACTCGGTGTCGATCTCCGGGTACCACATCGCGGAGGCCGGGGCGAACCCGATCAGCCAGCTCGCTTTCACGCTCGCAAACGGTTTCACCTACGTTGAGGCGTACCTGGCGCGCGGCATGAACATCGACGACTTCGCCCCGAATCTCTCGTTCTTCTTCTCGAACGGCATGGACGCCGAGTACAGCGTGATCGGCCGGGTCGCCAGACGCATCTGGGCGGTGGCCATGCGCGAGCGCTACGGTGCGTCGGAGCGTTCGCAGAAGCTCAAGTACCACGTGCAGACCTCGGGTCGTTCGCTGCACGCGCGCGAGATGAACTTCAACGACATCCGGACGACGCTGCAGGCGCTGTGCGCGATCTATGACAACTGCAACAGTCTGCATACCAATGCGTATGACGAGGCGGTCACCACGCCCACCGAGCAGTCGGTCCGGCGTGCGCTGGCGATCCAGATGATCATTGACCGGGAATGGGGTCTCGCCGGGAACGAGAACCCCCTGCAGGGCTCGTTCGTGATCGATGAGCTCACCGATCTCGTCGAAGAGGCCGTCCTTGTCGAGTTCGAGCGGATCTCGGAGCGTGGTGGCGTTCTCGGTGCGATGGAGACCGGTTACCAGCGCGGTCGCATCCAGGACGAGTCGATGCTCTACGAACGGCGTAAGCACGACGGTTCACTGCCGATCATCGGGGTCAACACCTTCCTCGGCCCGGACGACGACGAGGAAGCGGCGCACCAGCTCGAGCTCGCCCGCGCCACCGAGGAGGAGAAGCAGTCACAGCTACGCCGCCTTGAGGAGTTCACCGCCGGCCACACGGCCGAGGCCGCCCTGGCGCTCGACCGCCTGCGGAAGGCCGCGATCGCGGGTGGTAATACCTTTGCGGCGTTGATGGACGCGGTGCGGGTGTGTTCGCTCGGTCAGATCAGCGCGGCGTTCTTCGAGGTCGGTGGACAGTATCGCCGAAACATCTGA
- a CDS encoding TSCPD domain-containing protein, with protein sequence MVDATSTMGSRTPSGVVRRAPRHRQSVTRAFTVGGAYGFIIASLHADGSLADINLIMAKQGSTLRGMTETVSSAISTGLAHGVPLTTYVRQFADLRFEPAGMTDDPEIPRALSIIDYVVRRLALDFLPVEDRTALGVLTPLERAELAAGSAPAPPASSNTPESPRFAPFDIPVQVSY encoded by the coding sequence ATGGTTGACGCGACGTCGACGATGGGAAGCCGTACGCCCAGTGGCGTGGTGCGGCGGGCGCCACGCCATCGTCAGTCCGTGACGAGAGCCTTCACGGTTGGGGGCGCCTACGGCTTCATCATCGCGTCTCTGCATGCCGACGGTTCGCTGGCGGACATCAATCTGATCATGGCGAAGCAGGGATCCACCTTGCGTGGAATGACCGAGACCGTCTCGTCGGCGATCTCGACCGGTCTGGCACACGGAGTGCCGCTGACGACATACGTTCGGCAGTTCGCTGACCTGCGGTTCGAGCCTGCGGGAATGACGGACGATCCGGAGATCCCGCGGGCTCTGTCGATCATCGACTATGTGGTCAGGCGGCTGGCGCTGGATTTCCTGCCGGTGGAGGATCGCACCGCGTTGGGCGTTCTCACGCCGCTGGAACGCGCCGAACTCGCGGCCGGTTCGGCACCTGCGCCGCCCGCGTCGTCGAACACGCCGGAGTCGCCGAGATTCGCGCCCTTCGACATCCCCGTCCAGGTCTCCTACTGA
- a CDS encoding DUF6624 domain-containing protein — translation MTTPDITAWADLITLAEQEQHALLAVLTRLATDSQLESQVAAALNYPDWPLPLTLFPSRAAHLTASTPELAAYAAVSTSATAQVLETLSRWGWPPPSHPAARDAAWLLLQHSDTEAETRRDLLHDMADAWEHRGADPRHLALLTDRDRSLRGEEQRYGTFVLVRDDRPCFLYPTAEISKVDDERQRIGLPTLAEDTPYAYCPITPYRQARSAPVNPPAPATVAVLPPPRAPQPTTHSPAEDSANRHGVYLAATLRDREEIRRVRARMPPPLESTARWIDLDPLTRPSSQFDAGIVLNQLAAQLCIDDIARASLLLAYPLSRRSDGVTTEIGCALAYGKPVIIVKGSPRCSFDMLPSVTISNDIDSALAAACRALTDAA, via the coding sequence ATGACAACACCCGACATCACCGCGTGGGCTGACCTCATCACGCTCGCCGAGCAGGAACAGCACGCGCTCCTCGCCGTCCTGACCCGGCTCGCCACCGACTCCCAGCTCGAATCCCAGGTCGCCGCGGCCCTGAACTACCCCGACTGGCCTCTGCCCCTGACGCTGTTCCCGAGCAGGGCCGCGCACCTCACCGCCAGCACACCCGAACTCGCCGCCTACGCAGCTGTTTCCACCTCCGCGACCGCGCAGGTCCTCGAGACACTGAGCCGATGGGGCTGGCCGCCTCCAAGCCACCCTGCGGCCCGCGACGCCGCCTGGCTGCTCCTCCAACACTCCGACACCGAGGCCGAGACCCGTCGCGATCTTCTCCATGACATGGCGGACGCCTGGGAACATCGCGGAGCAGACCCTCGGCATCTGGCGCTTCTGACCGACCGGGACCGTTCCCTGCGCGGCGAGGAGCAGCGGTACGGAACGTTCGTCCTCGTCCGTGACGATCGCCCATGCTTCCTTTACCCCACCGCCGAAATCAGCAAGGTCGACGATGAGCGGCAGCGAATCGGACTGCCGACTCTGGCCGAGGACACGCCCTACGCCTACTGCCCGATCACTCCCTACCGGCAGGCCCGCAGCGCACCCGTCAACCCGCCGGCACCGGCCACCGTCGCCGTCCTGCCACCACCGCGCGCCCCGCAGCCGACGACGCACAGTCCCGCGGAGGACTCCGCCAACCGTCACGGTGTCTACCTTGCGGCGACACTGCGTGACCGGGAGGAGATCCGGCGCGTCCGCGCCCGCATGCCGCCGCCTCTGGAATCCACCGCTCGCTGGATCGATCTCGACCCCCTCACGCGACCCAGCAGTCAGTTCGACGCGGGCATCGTCCTCAACCAGCTCGCGGCCCAACTCTGCATCGACGACATCGCCCGCGCGAGCCTGCTTCTCGCCTACCCGCTCAGCCGGCGCAGCGACGGCGTCACGACCGAGATCGGCTGTGCGCTCGCCTACGGCAAACCCGTGATCATCGTCAAGGGCTCTCCGCGGTGCAGCTTCGACATGCTGCCATCCGTCACAATCAGTAATGACATTGACAGTGCCCTGGCAGCAGCATGTCGTGCGCTTACCGACGCGGCCTGA
- a CDS encoding AMP-binding protein, which yields MTTPWTLTALWQHIATLQPHTTALVHRDLAWTWAEFDTAAAAVADDLRLRGVAPGQVVALCLPNVPEHLVSLAAVLRLGATPAQLNPRHRSRELDQLLRLLRPAATISDPDSGSHIAALHASDRLREATQIRPLGAHLLLVASAAERLSSVPPRDESTEHIMIKCTGGTTGTPQAVAWRVVDILTNLNAHNPWARHDLTRSPARTTLALADARIVVASPLSHGSGLTRALGALCAGGMVITVPGASYDPAGVLDAVIRHRADTLAIVGDAYARPLIDIIRTRSEVDLSTLRTVTSSGAPWTTEAKTELLALVPHLRLVETFGATEATGLGSSLARSGQVPATGHFDLGRHAQVFGADGTPTRVGEIGRVAVHEPLPAGIHPQGALPADRYVHSDDGRTYLLSGDLVRLLPSRKIELLGRGQDCINTGGEKVYAPEVAAALLAHPHVADAAVLAVPDTRLGSAVGCVLQLRAGGRLAQVLGDIRGDLAGYKIPRVVRVVAAIPRTPAGKVDLVCARQLLGDQEASS from the coding sequence ATGACGACCCCATGGACCCTCACGGCCCTCTGGCAGCACATTGCGACACTGCAGCCCCACACGACTGCGCTGGTCCACCGCGACCTGGCGTGGACCTGGGCGGAGTTCGACACCGCGGCAGCGGCCGTCGCGGACGACCTGCGCCTGCGAGGAGTGGCACCCGGCCAGGTCGTCGCTCTCTGCCTGCCCAACGTCCCTGAGCATCTCGTCAGCCTCGCTGCCGTTCTGCGTCTTGGTGCGACACCCGCACAGCTCAACCCGCGTCACCGCTCCCGTGAACTCGACCAGCTGCTCCGCCTCCTGCGACCCGCCGCGACGATCTCCGACCCGGACTCCGGCTCTCACATCGCCGCGCTCCACGCCAGCGACCGTCTCCGCGAGGCAACACAGATCCGGCCGCTTGGCGCCCACCTACTGCTCGTGGCCAGCGCAGCTGAGCGCCTCTCCTCGGTGCCGCCGCGGGATGAATCAACCGAGCACATCATGATCAAATGTACGGGTGGAACCACCGGGACTCCCCAGGCCGTGGCCTGGCGTGTCGTCGACATCCTCACCAATCTCAACGCCCACAACCCCTGGGCCCGCCATGACCTGACCCGTTCTCCGGCGCGGACCACCTTGGCTCTGGCCGACGCTCGTATCGTCGTCGCCAGCCCCCTGAGCCACGGCTCGGGTCTGACCCGGGCACTGGGCGCGCTGTGCGCCGGCGGGATGGTCATCACCGTGCCCGGGGCCTCCTACGATCCCGCCGGAGTGCTCGACGCGGTCATACGGCACCGCGCTGACACTCTGGCCATCGTCGGCGACGCCTACGCGCGCCCCCTCATCGACATCATCCGCACACGCTCTGAAGTCGACCTATCGACCTTGCGCACCGTCACCTCCTCGGGTGCGCCCTGGACCACCGAAGCCAAAACCGAACTCCTCGCCCTGGTTCCGCATCTGCGACTGGTCGAGACCTTCGGCGCCACCGAGGCCACCGGCCTGGGATCGTCCCTTGCCCGCTCCGGGCAGGTGCCTGCAACCGGGCACTTCGACCTCGGCCGCCACGCCCAGGTCTTCGGCGCGGATGGAACACCGACCCGCGTCGGCGAAATCGGCCGTGTGGCCGTCCACGAACCGCTCCCAGCCGGTATTCACCCTCAGGGCGCCCTTCCGGCCGACCGCTATGTCCACTCCGATGACGGACGCACCTACCTCCTGTCCGGAGATCTCGTCCGACTTCTGCCGTCCCGGAAGATCGAGCTGCTCGGCCGTGGGCAGGACTGCATCAACACCGGCGGCGAGAAGGTCTACGCCCCCGAGGTCGCTGCCGCGCTCCTCGCTCATCCCCATGTCGCTGACGCCGCTGTCCTCGCCGTTCCCGACACGCGGCTCGGCAGCGCCGTCGGCTGCGTCCTGCAGCTCCGCGCTGGCGGCAGACTCGCGCAGGTGCTCGGCGACATCCGCGGCGACCTCGCCGGCTACAAGATCCCACGGGTGGTCCGGGTCGTTGCCGCCATACCCCGAACCCCGGCGGGGAAGGTCGACCTCGTCTGCGCCCGCCAGCTTCTCGGCGACCAGGAGGCCAGCTCATGA
- a CDS encoding HIT family protein translates to MPSICDLCAALDLAVIDCALQRHLARAQPRVLAANAHACAIPTIGAYTAGYLLLVPRSHVLSLGGLDRDARAGVDTLMREMAVRLAERYDRPVLGFEYGLNAAGQRRIEHGHLHLLPTTADLHGWLADRLTGYPIASLADLPTDPTNSYITVRDQSGALAVYPVPTDTQPRIRLRHVVATLDPRLEEGAWDWEAAPHTDLIRRTVDDLAPVTARQMS, encoded by the coding sequence ATGCCGTCGATCTGTGACCTCTGCGCCGCTCTCGACCTGGCCGTGATCGACTGCGCGTTGCAGCGGCATCTGGCCAGGGCGCAACCTCGCGTCCTCGCGGCGAATGCGCATGCCTGCGCGATCCCGACCATCGGGGCCTATACGGCCGGCTACCTGCTCCTCGTCCCCAGATCCCATGTCCTGTCTCTCGGAGGTCTCGATCGGGACGCCCGAGCCGGCGTCGACACACTGATGCGCGAGATGGCTGTGCGGCTCGCCGAGCGGTACGACAGGCCGGTGCTCGGCTTCGAGTACGGCCTGAACGCCGCCGGGCAGCGCCGGATCGAACATGGGCACCTCCATCTCCTGCCCACCACGGCGGATCTGCACGGCTGGCTGGCGGACCGGCTCACCGGCTACCCCATCGCCTCCCTCGCAGACCTTCCCACCGACCCGACCAACTCCTACATCACCGTTCGTGATCAGAGCGGTGCGCTGGCCGTCTACCCGGTCCCCACCGACACGCAGCCACGCATTCGGCTGCGGCACGTCGTCGCCACGCTCGACCCGCGGCTGGAGGAGGGCGCCTGGGACTGGGAAGCCGCCCCGCACACCGATCTCATCCGCCGCACCGTCGACGACCTTGCGCCCGTCACGGCCAGGCAGATGTCATGA
- a CDS encoding class I adenylate-forming enzyme family protein: MSGTRPWRHELAAVLDRLAADRRDAPAMIDSAGPLTFNELHQRARDRSRNLDHCCRRLRPLTARSDADFLVDVFATWLAGGIPLPLPAHGASELARTLPRTPGAGCEPWKAVLGIDEGRYRLLVTHGEPPSVPRKALALGMRPDGCALISSPLHLNGPFEFAVRQILLGGTVVICPVFTPEVWATYADRHRPSWIFLVPTQLRRLFDDVGETVVAQAAASVDRLVYSSQPCPPDLRARLLAVFGAERIAEYYGSAGYDGTLRIGDAAGGVPINGAEIRICGPDGAPAPAGTVGTVEARSGVGLASHFLPEGCPPPGAWHTVGDQGHVDSTGRLHLASVAVSGRAIVGGVNVALEHVHAVLAAHPAIDYCTVSAVPDTVYGHRLISEVQTRAPTLTTEKLHAYCAARLAAPERPVRLDLIRPSPPEATAHAVDL; this comes from the coding sequence GTGAGCGGCACGCGGCCATGGCGGCACGAGCTTGCCGCTGTTCTCGATCGCCTCGCGGCTGATCGCCGCGACGCTCCGGCGATGATCGACTCCGCAGGCCCGCTTACCTTCAACGAACTGCACCAGCGGGCTCGCGACAGGTCCCGGAATCTCGATCACTGCTGCCGTCGGCTGCGTCCCCTCACAGCCAGATCGGATGCCGACTTCCTCGTCGACGTGTTCGCGACCTGGCTGGCCGGGGGAATCCCCCTGCCACTGCCGGCCCACGGTGCCTCGGAGCTGGCGCGCACTTTGCCGCGTACCCCGGGCGCCGGATGCGAGCCGTGGAAGGCTGTCCTCGGCATCGACGAAGGTCGTTACCGTCTCCTGGTCACCCACGGGGAGCCGCCGAGCGTCCCACGGAAGGCGCTCGCGCTCGGCATGCGGCCCGACGGCTGCGCGTTGATCAGTTCTCCGTTACACCTCAACGGTCCGTTCGAGTTCGCCGTGCGGCAGATTCTGCTCGGTGGCACCGTTGTGATCTGCCCGGTCTTCACCCCCGAAGTCTGGGCCACGTATGCGGACCGGCATCGGCCGAGCTGGATCTTCCTGGTCCCCACCCAGTTACGTCGGCTGTTCGACGACGTCGGCGAGACCGTGGTCGCCCAGGCCGCCGCTTCGGTGGACAGGCTGGTGTATTCGTCCCAGCCCTGTCCGCCCGATCTCCGTGCCCGTCTTCTCGCCGTGTTCGGCGCCGAGCGGATCGCGGAGTACTACGGTTCCGCCGGGTACGACGGCACACTCCGCATCGGTGACGCCGCAGGCGGCGTCCCGATCAACGGGGCCGAGATTCGGATCTGCGGACCGGACGGTGCACCGGCCCCGGCGGGGACCGTCGGCACGGTCGAGGCGCGCAGCGGCGTGGGGCTCGCCAGCCATTTCCTCCCCGAGGGATGCCCACCACCCGGCGCCTGGCACACCGTCGGTGACCAGGGCCATGTCGACAGCACAGGGCGGCTGCATCTCGCCTCCGTCGCCGTGTCCGGACGGGCCATCGTCGGCGGTGTCAACGTCGCCCTCGAACACGTCCACGCAGTACTCGCCGCGCACCCCGCGATCGACTACTGCACGGTGTCCGCAGTCCCCGACACCGTCTACGGCCACCGGCTGATCTCCGAGGTCCAGACACGGGCCCCGACGCTCACCACGGAGAAGCTCCACGCCTACTGCGCCGCCCGCCTTGCCGCGCCCGAGCGCCCCGTCCGTCTTGATCTGATCCGTCCCAGTCCGCCGGAGGCGACTGCCCATGCCGTCGATCTGTGA
- a CDS encoding TauD/TfdA family dioxygenase gives MANPTDPIFSPVELSIDHAPIWIGRDLRPEIYLHRIDDGHRADLVAEVRAASARLAARDVFRDRDLTGEDFSLSQLNTHLGALSAAVTNGPGFAVLRGLPVDELSEHESLVLIRGVAAQLGRIATQSRDGQLIRHVRAGHTLGDGRVRGHQTAERLWFHTDGADAALLLCLRAADRGGLSRVASAAAVHNAMLADAPDLVAELYQPFHFHMAGGNIPGGPPTFISTIFCLHREQFSTRFVRHTLLETQKITGAPLSSRALAAFDLLDEVADRLACDMELQPGDLQIVHNHCVLHSRTAYTDSDPRLARHLLRCWISLPVADRRPGAVERGLRGGWLTDDLQRVAASTWTPPSVPAGPAGGSA, from the coding sequence ATGGCGAATCCCACGGACCCGATTTTCTCCCCTGTAGAGCTTTCTATCGACCATGCGCCGATCTGGATCGGTCGGGATCTGCGTCCAGAGATCTATCTTCACCGGATCGATGACGGCCATCGTGCTGATCTGGTTGCGGAAGTGCGCGCTGCCAGTGCACGGCTGGCAGCCAGGGACGTTTTCCGTGACCGCGACCTGACTGGCGAAGATTTCTCTCTGTCGCAGCTGAACACGCACCTAGGCGCGTTGTCTGCAGCCGTCACCAACGGGCCCGGGTTTGCCGTGCTCCGAGGCCTTCCGGTCGACGAGCTCAGTGAACACGAAAGCCTCGTACTGATCCGCGGAGTGGCCGCTCAGCTGGGACGAATCGCGACGCAGAGCCGTGACGGGCAGCTCATCCGCCACGTTCGCGCCGGTCACACTCTCGGTGACGGTCGGGTGCGGGGACACCAGACAGCTGAGCGACTGTGGTTCCACACCGACGGTGCCGACGCGGCCCTTCTGCTGTGCTTGCGTGCCGCCGACCGGGGTGGTTTGAGCCGCGTGGCCTCCGCCGCGGCCGTGCACAACGCGATGCTGGCGGATGCACCGGACCTCGTCGCCGAGCTCTACCAGCCATTTCACTTCCATATGGCCGGGGGGAACATCCCTGGCGGCCCACCGACGTTCATCTCAACGATCTTCTGCCTGCACCGCGAGCAATTTAGTACTCGCTTCGTGCGGCACACGCTGCTGGAGACGCAGAAGATAACCGGCGCACCCCTGTCGTCGCGGGCGCTTGCCGCGTTCGACCTCCTGGACGAGGTCGCGGACCGCCTGGCCTGCGACATGGAACTCCAGCCCGGTGATCTCCAGATCGTGCACAATCACTGCGTCCTGCACTCCCGCACGGCCTACACGGATTCCGATCCGCGGCTGGCGCGGCATCTGCTGCGGTGCTGGATCAGTTTGCCGGTGGCCGACCGGCGGCCCGGTGCCGTCGAACGGGGCCTGCGCGGCGGATGGCTCACCGACGATCTCCAGCGCGTCGCCGCATCCACCTGGACGCCGCCATCGGTCCCCGCCGGCCCCGCAGGCGGAAGCGCGTGA